AAAAAGATAAGTCACAACTAAGCCTGCCGTTCCCGCCAAAAAACTAATCAACGCAGTCAATAAGGGGCTGCCCATTTGCCCTAACAGCTTTCCATTAATCCCTACCTGTATCGTTAAGGCCGCCCCGGAAATAAAAGCCAAGATCGAATAAAGCACGTGGCTCCTCCCTTCCTATATTCCAGCCTCCCCACTCGGGGTCAAGCCGCCAGCTCTTCTTCCTCACGACCAGCCTTAGCTCCATGCAGCAGACGATAGAGAATACCGCAAGCCAATACCAGCGCCGCCATGACGGCGTACAGACCCCGAAAGCCCAACGAAGGCACTAGCATGCCCAGCAAAAACGGTCCGATGCCAATGCCGCCGTCTAAAAGAATGTAAAAGGTCGACGTAGCCAGACCCATGCGATGTTTCGGAGATACCTTGACGGCCAAAGCCTGCGCGCAGGAGAAAAACGTACCAAACCCTAGGCCAATGCAAGCTCCACCCAAAAGCAGTATCCCTTCCGCCTGCACCTGGCTAAGTAAAAGCATGCCCAGCGCAAAAAAAGCAAACGACGGATACATCACCATGTTTTCACCTTTTTGGTCAAAAAGACGTCCTGTCAGCGGACGTGAAATAAAAACAACTGCCGCATAGACAATGAAAAAAAAGCTGCCTGCCCCTAAAAGGCCGATTTCCTTCGTATAGGAAGTCAAAAAACCAAGAACGCTGGAATAACAAAAGCCCATAAGCAAGCTGAGAAAAGCAATCGGCAGCGCTTTAGACTCAAAAAAGCTGTCAGGCCGCCAGCTTGCCGCTTGCCGCCGCTGTTCTTCCGTCAGTTGCAAGGGAGGCACCCTCAAAAAAATAACGCCGCCCAAACAACATAAAGCCAGCACTGTGCAAAGAAGAAAGATCATGTCCATCGTACTATACCGACAGAGAACCATCCCTAAAAACGGCCCAAGCGCCGAAGCAATTGTACCGCTCATTGCATAGTAGCTCATGCCTTCGCCACGTCGCTCTTGCGGAATCAAATGCGCCGCAATGGTACCTGTAGCGGTGGAGCAAATTCCAAAAGCCAGACCGTTGAAAAACCGCACCGCATAGAGCGCCTGCAAATTCCCGACGGTAAAATAAA
This genomic window from uncultured Anaeromusa sp. contains:
- a CDS encoding MFS transporter, whose translation is MQQQSTLWTRDFLIDSLANLFLYMTYYLLILTITVFASEAFGATPSQAGLASGLFILGALVARLFAGRSIEGLGCRRMLYMGLGLLLVTTALYFTVGNLQALYAVRFFNGLAFGICSTATGTIAAHLIPQERRGEGMSYYAMSGTIASALGPFLGMVLCRYSTMDMIFLLCTVLALCCLGGVIFLRVPPLQLTEEQRRQAASWRPDSFFESKALPIAFLSLLMGFCYSSVLGFLTSYTKEIGLLGAGSFFFIVYAAVVFISRPLTGRLFDQKGENMVMYPSFAFFALGMLLLSQVQAEGILLLGGACIGLGFGTFFSCAQALAVKVSPKHRMGLATSTFYILLDGGIGIGPFLLGMLVPSLGFRGLYAVMAALVLACGILYRLLHGAKAGREEEELAA